The following coding sequences lie in one Mycobacterium gordonae genomic window:
- the eccCa gene encoding type VII secretion protein EccCa, whose product MSTQGFVRRLRVSPPRMPGGEVNLQPPPEVPRVIPGNLLMKLLPFVMIVAVVGMIALMVTVGGRDLMKNPMFLIFPMMMVMSMAGMFLGGGGRSGKAAAELDEERKDYFSYLANLRDDADMTGADQRTALEWSHPDPRALADVVGTRRMWERRTTDNDFCHVRVGIGTHRLATRLLAPETGPPEDLEPVSTVALRRFVKTHSVVHALPTAVSLRAFPAITFEGDRKLARQLVRSMILELCAFHGPDHVQVAVVTVNPDGENWSWVKWLPHAQHTTARDGMGSMRLLFPGLELLERALATDLGERGRFSRNAAPTKGLKHLVVVIDDGYITGTERLVTDAGLDSVTLLDLNGADAPANRRGLQLVVEGDDVGARTAVGVERFATPDTITVAEAEATARRIGRYRLASAAHIVNLEADARATDPGLMALLKIPDAAEIVPEQVWRKRSPRERLRVPIGYTPNGQPLELDIKESAESGMGPHGLCIGATGSGKSEFLRTLVLSMVTSHSPEVLNMVLVDFKGGATFLGLEGVPHIAAIITNLEDELILVDRMRDALAGELNRRQELLRSAGNFPNVNEYERARANGAELDPLPALFVIVDEFSELLSQKPDFAELFVMIGRLGRSLHVHLLLASQRLEEGKLRGLDSHLSYRIALKTFSAGESRSVLGAPDAYHLPSVPGSAFLKCDASEPVRFNTCYVSGEYVRPRRAQTGRGRQLGALAPKLFTATPVKKDATPAAPAIEHDAPSVSTSPVRTTLLDVVVSRLRGHGRPAHEVWLPPLDESPAVNQLLADADWSAPENLDGRLWLPMGVVDRPYDQRRDVLMVDLSGAQGNVAVVGGPQSGKSTALRTLIMSAAATHTPEQVQFFCLDFGGGTLASLVNLPHVGGVAGRMDADGIRRTVAEVAGVLRAREVRFRDLGIESMRDFRQRKAHLATLPPEVAARDPLSQDKFGDLFLVIDGWASIRSDFEILEPTLNSLAVQGLSYGIHLVISATRWMEMRAAVKDMLGTRIELKLGDALDSDVGRRFNELIPVGRPGRGMSHERLHILIALPRLDSSSGVEDLPDGVAAAVKAMRAHYGKRQAPRVRMLPHKVDRAAVVRVARSAGMLGKARLAIGINEAELMPVVLDFDAQPHLVVFGEAECGKTGLLRNIATGLMENATPEQCKIVLVDYRRSMLGVVANDYLGGYATASQSCTELMSALAETLRKRIPPSDITQQQLKERSWWSGPDIFVMVDDYDLVATGSMSSPLSPLVEFLPQARDIGLRVVVARRIGGAGRAMMDPFVGRMKDLSCNALVMSGTKDEGSLFGYKATEMPPGRGMLISRTARSGVIQLSRMADL is encoded by the coding sequence TTGAGCACGCAGGGCTTCGTGCGTCGCCTGCGGGTTTCGCCGCCGCGAATGCCTGGCGGTGAAGTCAACCTGCAACCGCCACCCGAGGTGCCGCGGGTCATCCCCGGCAACCTGCTGATGAAACTCCTGCCATTCGTGATGATCGTCGCCGTCGTCGGGATGATCGCGCTCATGGTGACCGTCGGGGGCCGGGATCTGATGAAGAACCCGATGTTCTTGATCTTCCCCATGATGATGGTCATGTCGATGGCCGGCATGTTCCTCGGCGGTGGTGGCCGCTCCGGCAAGGCCGCCGCCGAACTCGACGAGGAACGCAAGGACTACTTCAGCTACCTGGCCAATCTGCGCGACGACGCCGATATGACCGGCGCGGACCAGCGCACTGCGCTGGAGTGGAGCCACCCGGATCCACGCGCGCTGGCCGACGTAGTGGGCACCCGCCGCATGTGGGAGCGACGCACCACCGACAACGACTTCTGCCATGTCCGGGTGGGTATCGGCACCCACCGCCTGGCGACCCGGCTGTTGGCGCCGGAAACCGGCCCGCCCGAGGATTTGGAACCTGTGTCTACGGTGGCCCTGCGCCGGTTCGTCAAGACCCACTCGGTGGTGCACGCCTTGCCCACCGCGGTATCGCTGCGCGCCTTCCCGGCGATCACCTTCGAGGGTGACCGGAAGTTGGCGCGGCAGCTGGTGCGCTCGATGATCTTGGAGCTGTGCGCATTTCACGGACCCGACCATGTGCAGGTCGCGGTGGTGACGGTCAACCCGGACGGCGAGAACTGGAGCTGGGTCAAGTGGTTGCCGCACGCCCAGCACACGACGGCCCGGGACGGCATGGGTTCGATGCGACTGTTGTTCCCCGGACTGGAACTGCTGGAACGGGCGCTGGCAACGGATCTGGGGGAGCGTGGCCGGTTCAGCCGAAACGCGGCGCCCACCAAGGGCCTCAAACACCTCGTGGTGGTGATCGACGACGGTTACATCACCGGAACTGAGCGTCTGGTCACCGACGCCGGCCTAGACAGCGTCACGCTGCTCGACCTCAACGGCGCCGACGCTCCGGCCAACCGACGCGGACTGCAACTCGTGGTGGAAGGCGACGACGTCGGTGCGCGGACCGCGGTCGGCGTCGAACGCTTCGCCACGCCGGATACGATCACCGTCGCCGAAGCCGAGGCGACGGCCCGCCGCATCGGCCGTTACCGGCTGGCCAGTGCCGCCCACATCGTGAACCTGGAGGCCGACGCACGCGCCACCGACCCGGGCCTGATGGCCCTGCTGAAGATTCCCGACGCCGCCGAGATCGTTCCCGAGCAGGTCTGGCGGAAACGTTCGCCCCGCGAACGGTTACGCGTGCCGATCGGATACACCCCCAACGGCCAGCCGCTGGAGCTGGACATCAAGGAGTCCGCCGAGTCCGGCATGGGACCGCACGGGCTGTGCATTGGCGCCACCGGTTCGGGCAAGTCAGAGTTTCTGCGCACGCTGGTGTTGTCGATGGTCACCTCGCACTCACCCGAGGTGCTGAACATGGTGCTGGTCGACTTCAAAGGTGGCGCGACGTTTCTCGGGCTGGAAGGGGTGCCGCACATCGCGGCGATCATCACCAACCTCGAGGACGAGCTGATCCTGGTCGACCGCATGCGCGACGCGCTGGCCGGTGAGCTGAACCGCCGCCAGGAGCTGTTGCGATCGGCCGGCAATTTTCCCAACGTCAACGAATACGAGCGAGCCCGGGCCAACGGCGCGGAACTCGATCCGCTGCCGGCGCTGTTCGTGATCGTCGACGAGTTCTCCGAACTGCTCTCGCAGAAACCGGATTTCGCGGAGTTGTTCGTGATGATCGGCCGGCTGGGCCGGTCGCTGCATGTGCATTTGCTGCTGGCCTCCCAGCGGCTCGAGGAAGGCAAGCTGCGCGGGTTGGATTCCCACCTGTCCTACCGGATCGCGCTCAAGACGTTTTCGGCCGGGGAGTCGCGCAGCGTGCTCGGTGCGCCGGATGCCTACCACCTGCCCAGCGTTCCGGGCTCGGCGTTCTTGAAATGCGATGCCTCCGAACCGGTTCGGTTCAACACCTGCTACGTTTCCGGCGAGTACGTCCGGCCGCGCCGCGCGCAAACCGGCCGCGGCAGGCAACTCGGCGCGCTGGCGCCGAAACTATTCACGGCGACACCGGTCAAGAAGGATGCGACGCCGGCAGCCCCGGCGATCGAACACGACGCTCCCAGCGTTTCGACCTCTCCGGTTCGGACCACTCTGCTCGACGTCGTGGTGTCGCGGCTACGGGGTCACGGGCGCCCGGCCCACGAGGTGTGGTTACCGCCGCTGGACGAGAGTCCCGCGGTGAATCAGCTTCTGGCGGATGCGGATTGGTCTGCACCGGAGAATCTTGACGGGCGGTTGTGGCTACCGATGGGTGTGGTGGACCGGCCCTACGATCAGCGTCGCGACGTGTTGATGGTGGACCTGTCCGGCGCGCAGGGCAACGTGGCGGTGGTGGGCGGGCCGCAGTCGGGCAAGTCGACCGCGTTGCGCACCCTGATCATGTCGGCCGCGGCCACCCACACTCCCGAGCAGGTGCAGTTCTTCTGCTTGGATTTCGGTGGCGGCACGCTGGCGAGCCTGGTCAACCTGCCGCACGTCGGCGGCGTCGCCGGCCGGATGGACGCCGACGGGATCCGGCGCACCGTGGCGGAGGTGGCCGGGGTGCTGCGGGCCCGGGAGGTGCGCTTCCGCGATCTGGGCATCGAATCGATGCGCGACTTCCGGCAGCGCAAAGCGCACCTGGCGACCCTGCCACCAGAGGTGGCCGCGCGGGATCCGCTGAGTCAGGACAAATTCGGCGACCTCTTCCTGGTGATCGACGGCTGGGCCTCGATCCGCAGCGACTTCGAGATCCTGGAGCCGACCCTCAACTCGCTTGCTGTCCAAGGGCTTTCGTACGGCATACATCTGGTGATCTCGGCGACGCGGTGGATGGAGATGCGCGCCGCGGTCAAGGACATGCTCGGCACCCGCATCGAGCTGAAGTTAGGTGACGCGCTGGACAGCGATGTGGGACGCAGGTTCAACGAACTGATCCCGGTCGGCCGGCCCGGCCGCGGCATGAGTCACGAACGGCTGCACATCCTGATCGCGCTGCCGCGCTTGGATTCCAGTTCGGGGGTCGAGGACCTGCCGGACGGGGTGGCCGCCGCGGTCAAGGCGATGCGCGCGCACTACGGCAAACGCCAAGCGCCGCGGGTGCGGATGCTGCCACACAAAGTCGACCGCGCGGCGGTGGTCCGAGTGGCGCGTTCGGCCGGAATGCTGGGCAAGGCCCGTTTAGCCATCGGCATCAACGAGGCCGAATTGATGCCTGTCGTGCTGGATTTCGACGCACAGCCGCATCTTGTGGTGTTCGGTGAAGCGGAGTGCGGGAAGACCGGCCTGTTGCGCAACATCGCCACCGGCCTGATGGAGAACGCGACCCCCGAACAGTGCAAGATCGTGCTGGTCGACTACCGTCGCTCCATGCTGGGTGTGGTCGCCAACGACTATCTGGGTGGGTACGCCACGGCATCCCAGTCCTGTACGGAGTTGATGAGCGCTCTCGCCGAGACGTTGCGGAAGCGGATCCCGCCCAGCGACATCACCCAGCAGCAGCTCAAAGAGCGTTCGTGGTGGTCCGGTCCGGACATCTTCGTCATGGTCGACGATTACGACCTCGTGGCGACCGGATCCATGAGCAGCCCGTTGAGCCCGCTGGTCGAATTCCTGCCGCAGGCGCGTGATATCGGCCTGCGCGTCGTGGTCGCCCGACGGATCGGGGGCGCCGGGCGCGCGATGATGGACCCGTTCGTCGGCCGGATGAAGGATCTGTCCTGCAATGCGTTGGTAATGAGCGGAACCAAAGACGAAGGGTCGCTGTTCGGGTACAAGGCCACCGAAATGCCTCCGGGCCGCGGAATGCTGATCTCCCGCACCGCCAGAAGCGGCGTGATCCAGCTGTCCAGAATGGCGGACTTGTGA
- the eccD gene encoding type VII secretion integral membrane protein EccD, producing MTLPPSLSELDAEAEAEPTLSRVTLVVGNLRLDVGLPANTSIAAFIEDVIDIANEQLAAHPGGDDLMFDSTEGKWTLARLGDDAIDPGRSLSEANIYDGDLLVIREIDQPARPMLFDDIEEAPVDEPGRPTLGWLSQDARLVTCFGVGLAATLTAAFLLPSHAGEFYVPATALGVGVAAVLAACVIAHRSAGARRSEWMAAAATPLLFGGALYVVPDGFGVKALPMAFGLTGLASLLVLLITGRGRALHSAVISLAVIGGTAGVADLLWDPAPRAVGAVLATVSVIVVYLSPRVTIVLAKLPVPRVPTAGEPLDDIETQGGTTVEGVKAVGKQVIPTEEGMIVRVRRASQYLTGILAATAITAIAGCYLALDLRSGFYWQGTVFAAAVATVLCLRGRSHHDLVQSATLIAAGVTIAVLSIVKTAADLDGWQLYATLALVVLMVLMIACGVIAPRLEFSPVMRRQVEILEYLAIVMVFPLCFWIVRLYAVFRELRL from the coding sequence ATGACTCTACCGCCGTCGCTGTCTGAATTAGACGCAGAAGCTGAGGCCGAGCCCACGCTCAGCCGGGTCACCTTGGTGGTCGGCAATCTGCGGCTTGACGTGGGACTACCGGCCAACACCAGCATTGCCGCGTTCATCGAAGACGTGATCGATATCGCCAACGAGCAGCTCGCGGCACACCCGGGCGGTGACGACCTGATGTTCGACTCCACCGAGGGGAAGTGGACCTTGGCCCGTCTCGGTGACGACGCGATCGACCCTGGCCGCTCACTGAGCGAAGCCAACATTTACGACGGCGACTTGCTGGTGATCCGGGAGATCGATCAGCCCGCGCGCCCGATGCTGTTCGACGACATCGAGGAAGCGCCGGTGGACGAGCCCGGCCGCCCGACGCTCGGCTGGCTCTCCCAGGACGCACGCCTGGTCACCTGTTTCGGGGTCGGACTGGCCGCCACCCTTACCGCCGCTTTCCTGCTGCCGAGCCACGCCGGCGAGTTCTACGTGCCCGCGACAGCGCTCGGTGTCGGCGTCGCGGCCGTGCTAGCCGCCTGCGTGATCGCACACCGTTCGGCGGGCGCGCGGCGCTCGGAGTGGATGGCCGCGGCGGCCACCCCGCTGCTGTTCGGCGGCGCGCTGTACGTGGTTCCCGACGGCTTCGGTGTGAAGGCGCTACCGATGGCGTTCGGCCTGACCGGGCTCGCTTCGCTGCTGGTGCTGCTGATCACCGGCCGCGGTCGGGCTCTGCACAGCGCGGTGATCTCGCTGGCGGTGATCGGCGGTACCGCCGGCGTGGCCGACCTCTTGTGGGACCCGGCGCCGCGCGCCGTCGGAGCGGTGCTGGCGACGGTGTCGGTGATCGTCGTCTACCTGTCGCCCCGGGTGACCATCGTGTTGGCCAAGCTGCCGGTACCGCGGGTGCCCACGGCCGGCGAGCCGCTGGATGACATCGAGACCCAGGGTGGGACCACCGTCGAGGGTGTCAAAGCCGTCGGCAAACAGGTCATCCCTACCGAGGAGGGGATGATCGTACGGGTCCGGCGGGCCAGCCAGTACCTGACCGGCATCCTGGCCGCGACCGCGATCACCGCGATCGCCGGCTGCTACCTGGCCCTTGATCTGCGCAGCGGATTCTATTGGCAAGGAACGGTTTTCGCAGCCGCGGTGGCCACGGTGCTGTGTCTGCGCGGACGCAGCCACCACGATCTGGTGCAGTCCGCGACGCTCATCGCCGCCGGGGTGACGATCGCGGTGCTCTCCATCGTCAAGACGGCGGCTGACCTCGACGGCTGGCAGCTCTACGCCACACTGGCGCTGGTAGTGCTGATGGTGTTGATGATCGCCTGCGGTGTCATCGCGCCGCGGCTGGAGTTCTCACCGGTGATGCGCCGCCAGGTGGAGATCCTGGAATACCTCGCGATCGTCATGGTATTCCCGCTGTGTTTCTGGATCGTTCGCCTCTACGCGGTGTTCCGCGAGCTGCGGTTGTGA
- the eccB gene encoding type VII secretion protein EccB — protein sequence MTTRAQVNGYRFLIRRLEHALIRADSRMIHDPMRGQIRSLLVGLVIAVLITGAAGVLAFFKPSPNIGDAQILLSTSNGGLYVRIGDRLHPVLNLASARLITGKPDAPKSVSDKWLNQLPRGPMVGIVGAPNSIRAGADMRMSEWTACDSVATPDVAKSVGVASVQTTVIAGDLTLSEDIGRASAAQMLLVRSGDTVYLVFDGVRAVIDPNDSVVLNALHLRNAPTRPISGALLNAFPLVPPIRPVMIPGAGGALPGLPGGYPVGSVVKTVDSRGEQLYVVLADGLQPVSSAAADIIRYSNPGEAASQGARDVPPSLVSRVPIVHTLAVDHYPSVSPQIVNVEPDRVVCMAWERANSAAQATVRLLVGHSLPIPDGAQPVGLATGDGNGPGIDAVYVKPGTGEYIQATGGEADSRALGQLFYVSDAGVRYHIKDLPTADALGVTGVHDPRVDADVPQLAPWPVVSLLPAGPDLSQEAALVAHDGMGADPRGSKVEPPKS from the coding sequence GTGACCACGCGCGCGCAGGTCAATGGCTATCGGTTCTTGATTCGCCGGCTAGAGCACGCGCTGATTCGCGCCGACTCCCGGATGATCCACGACCCGATGCGCGGCCAGATTCGCTCGCTGCTGGTGGGCCTGGTGATCGCCGTGCTGATCACCGGGGCGGCCGGGGTGCTGGCGTTCTTCAAGCCGTCGCCCAACATCGGCGATGCGCAGATTCTGCTCAGTACGTCCAACGGCGGCCTGTACGTCCGCATCGGAGATCGTCTGCATCCGGTGCTCAACCTGGCGTCGGCGCGCCTGATCACCGGGAAGCCGGATGCCCCGAAGTCGGTCAGCGACAAATGGCTCAACCAGCTCCCGCGCGGTCCCATGGTTGGAATCGTCGGCGCTCCCAACAGCATTCGCGCCGGTGCCGACATGCGAATGTCGGAGTGGACGGCGTGCGACTCGGTGGCGACCCCGGATGTGGCCAAGAGCGTCGGCGTGGCCAGCGTGCAGACCACCGTGATCGCGGGCGACCTCACGCTCAGTGAGGACATCGGCCGGGCATCCGCGGCACAGATGCTGCTGGTCCGCTCGGGCGACACCGTCTATCTGGTTTTCGACGGTGTGCGCGCGGTGATCGATCCCAACGACTCAGTCGTGCTGAATGCGCTGCACCTGCGGAACGCTCCGACCCGCCCGATCTCCGGAGCGCTGCTCAACGCCTTTCCACTGGTGCCGCCCATCCGGCCGGTGATGATTCCCGGTGCCGGCGGCGCGCTTCCCGGCCTGCCCGGCGGATACCCGGTGGGTTCGGTCGTCAAGACCGTCGATTCGCGCGGTGAGCAGCTTTACGTCGTGCTAGCCGATGGACTGCAACCGGTGTCGTCGGCCGCCGCCGACATCATCCGCTACAGCAACCCCGGCGAAGCGGCCTCGCAGGGCGCGCGCGACGTGCCGCCGTCCCTAGTCAGCCGCGTCCCGATCGTGCACACGCTGGCGGTCGATCACTACCCGAGCGTGTCGCCGCAGATTGTCAACGTTGAGCCGGACCGGGTGGTGTGCATGGCGTGGGAACGCGCGAACTCCGCCGCGCAAGCCACCGTCCGACTGCTGGTCGGTCACTCGCTGCCCATTCCCGACGGGGCCCAGCCTGTGGGGTTGGCCACCGGCGACGGCAACGGGCCCGGCATCGACGCGGTGTATGTGAAGCCCGGGACCGGGGAGTACATCCAGGCGACTGGCGGTGAAGCGGACAGCCGTGCCCTGGGGCAACTGTTCTACGTCTCCGACGCCGGGGTGCGCTACCACATCAAGGATCTGCCCACTGCTGACGCGCTCGGGGTCACCGGCGTGCACGACCCGAGGGTCGACGCCGACGTCCCGCAGCTGGCTCCGTGGCCGGTCGTGTCCCTGTTGCCGGCTGGGCCGGATTTGTCGCAGGAGGCGGCACTGGTCGCGCATGACGGGATGGGCGCCGACCCGCGTGGCTCGAAGGTCGAACCGCCGAAGTCGTGA
- the eccE gene encoding type VII secretion protein EccE yields the protein MRSTTDIGASRLLPLPDLLVLQLIVATGTVTAPLLGFSGWQGSLAGLALALILVVRLRGTTLPRLVALRTGFWWQRRRRTRKTAPAEPFDVPMADGTLIGFRWDGSTLMSLLQIEENPQAMTIMEPGMTVSGETVPVQALVDCLQQFDITLDSIDVISQGARSQGHSQVAAVYDAVLGPLPAIAQRKVWIAIRIDPSRCAAAVRRRGGGRNGILRTATTATRRVANRLTEGGLRTRVLTASEIGQATHQLTDGVDLTTVEETWRTCREGRFRLRSFAIKPRMLTTAGLGLLWTIPSYSTTMSLSLRRDDPRGPIQVRGLARFDTHGRARIQLRGLTHLRGQQYSALAASLPVPPPPRSVEKYSYSSLSAIRDGAPNRDFHDLYVPASGCGQVIGADDHGRAVALSLFGPQIRRVEIAGTLHLAQQVVLRSLALGAHVLVHSRRPTRWRTMVDEVDDHDLLWVSDFNRGSMQAGADRNYSVEMFDGVAEQSVRVGVTAIVVVPPKTPVTANADVALESLNIDSDTVRVSTRTGSSVVTMVATDEEMRYLKASFAAED from the coding sequence TTGCGGTCGACGACCGACATCGGCGCTTCGCGCCTGCTCCCCCTGCCCGACCTGCTGGTCCTGCAACTGATCGTTGCTACCGGGACGGTGACGGCGCCACTGCTGGGCTTCTCCGGGTGGCAGGGCAGTCTCGCCGGGCTGGCACTGGCCCTGATCCTGGTGGTCCGGTTACGTGGTACGACGCTGCCGCGGTTGGTCGCGCTGCGGACCGGATTCTGGTGGCAGCGACGTAGACGAACCCGGAAGACAGCACCCGCCGAACCTTTCGACGTGCCGATGGCCGACGGCACCCTGATCGGTTTCCGTTGGGACGGAAGCACTTTGATGTCGCTACTGCAGATCGAAGAGAATCCCCAGGCGATGACGATCATGGAGCCGGGCATGACGGTGTCCGGAGAGACCGTGCCGGTGCAGGCTCTGGTGGACTGCCTGCAGCAGTTCGACATCACCTTGGATTCGATCGACGTGATCAGTCAGGGCGCCCGGTCGCAGGGCCACAGCCAGGTGGCCGCGGTGTACGACGCGGTGCTGGGGCCGCTGCCGGCCATCGCGCAGCGCAAGGTGTGGATCGCCATCCGGATCGACCCGTCGCGGTGCGCGGCGGCGGTGCGCCGGCGCGGCGGTGGCCGCAACGGCATCCTGCGTACGGCCACCACCGCCACCCGCCGGGTAGCCAACAGGCTGACCGAAGGCGGGCTGCGCACCCGGGTGTTGACGGCCAGCGAGATCGGCCAGGCCACGCACCAACTGACCGATGGCGTGGACCTGACCACCGTCGAGGAGACCTGGCGCACCTGCCGGGAAGGCCGCTTCCGGCTGCGCAGCTTCGCGATCAAGCCTCGCATGCTCACCACCGCGGGGCTCGGCCTGTTGTGGACGATCCCCAGCTATTCGACGACCATGTCGCTGTCGTTGCGCCGCGACGATCCGCGCGGGCCGATCCAGGTCCGCGGGTTGGCCCGGTTTGACACCCACGGGCGCGCCCGCATCCAACTGCGCGGCCTGACCCACCTGCGTGGGCAGCAGTACTCCGCCCTGGCCGCCAGCCTGCCGGTGCCTCCACCTCCCCGGTCAGTCGAAAAATACTCTTACTCAAGCCTTTCCGCGATCCGCGACGGTGCGCCAAACCGGGATTTCCACGACCTTTATGTGCCGGCCTCCGGCTGCGGACAGGTGATCGGTGCCGACGATCACGGGCGTGCGGTGGCGCTGTCGCTCTTTGGCCCGCAGATCCGGCGGGTGGAGATCGCCGGCACGTTGCACCTGGCGCAGCAGGTGGTGTTACGTTCGCTGGCACTGGGGGCGCATGTGCTGGTGCACAGTCGGCGTCCGACAAGGTGGCGCACCATGGTCGACGAAGTGGATGATCACGACCTGTTGTGGGTCTCGGATTTCAACCGCGGATCCATGCAGGCCGGCGCCGATAGGAACTACTCGGTGGAGATGTTCGACGGAGTCGCCGAGCAATCCGTGCGGGTGGGGGTGACCGCGATCGTTGTGGTCCCGCCCAAGACGCCGGTCACCGCCAACGCCGACGTTGCACTGGAATCGCTCAACATCGACAGCGATACCGTCAGGGTGAGCACCCGCACCGGCTCGTCAGTGGTCACCATGGTCGCCACCGATGAAGAAATGCGCTACCTCAAGGCGTCGTTCGCCGCGGAAGACTGA
- a CDS encoding DUF5336 domain-containing protein, whose amino-acid sequence MAYPGSQGYYQAEQGNYYGGYSPWSPAPQTGGRVSHRQLTLVVVLLGLCSYLVSFGPMLNGFGIDWDVRFAVLAGLLAAFGLMPRQASASGQAGKIVAALAAVGFLDALSRVVVLPEGVQPGWAMWVVVVLNAIQAGAAVGALLTQPSASEEQQAWYAAYAEQYAQAAAQYYGQYADGEQADAADESGSAHAEQVQQVSAPQPRPVEAAQEASYDEFVGDHATPGQPSAPQAAPQAVLPNVGHSVAPAQQIVGEPEYRTSN is encoded by the coding sequence ATGGCCTACCCCGGTAGCCAGGGCTACTACCAGGCCGAACAGGGCAACTACTACGGCGGCTATTCGCCGTGGTCTCCCGCGCCGCAGACTGGCGGCAGGGTCTCTCACCGCCAATTGACCTTGGTTGTCGTACTGCTGGGCCTGTGCTCCTATCTGGTGAGTTTCGGGCCGATGCTCAACGGCTTCGGAATCGACTGGGATGTGCGGTTCGCCGTTCTGGCCGGTCTGCTCGCCGCGTTCGGGTTGATGCCCCGGCAAGCGTCAGCTTCCGGGCAGGCGGGCAAGATCGTCGCCGCGCTGGCCGCCGTCGGGTTCCTCGACGCGCTGTCCCGGGTCGTCGTGCTTCCCGAAGGAGTCCAGCCCGGTTGGGCCATGTGGGTCGTAGTGGTGCTCAACGCTATCCAAGCCGGCGCCGCCGTCGGCGCCCTGCTAACGCAGCCGAGCGCGTCCGAAGAGCAGCAGGCCTGGTACGCGGCCTATGCCGAGCAATATGCGCAGGCCGCGGCGCAGTATTACGGCCAATACGCCGACGGTGAGCAGGCCGATGCCGCGGACGAAAGCGGGTCCGCGCATGCCGAGCAGGTGCAACAGGTGTCAGCCCCGCAACCGCGGCCGGTCGAGGCGGCCCAGGAGGCGAGCTACGACGAATTCGTCGGCGATCACGCAACGCCCGGGCAGCCGTCCGCCCCGCAGGCGGCACCACAGGCGGTCCTGCCCAATGTGGGGCATTCAGTGGCGCCCGCCCAGCAGATCGTCGGCGAGCCGGAGTACCGGACGTCTAACTGA
- a CDS encoding FHA domain-containing protein, giving the protein MTSDQAVYKWPPSLVVRLGDEVHTLDPRAGIAIIGRDNSATVRLSDDRISRWHVRLEPHREGWQAIDTSTNGMYLDGVRRSSVLVSGTTTLHLANPEGFPVTLTPEADDVTGVIDLPEPDEDEWWDADVDPGVARAGQAVAARRNELEITQRGLAKDKIINAGTLIAFEKGRSWPRRGTLAKLEKALQWSPGTIARIRSGSAVIPISGPATALAEMPGATEEATESITDTVRAPLMAEAVELAMHSISTATAELPEPSDPAFTPKVTKILADLRKLENVAASAARNAKGTPSVVLALSTVRRTYNEVMAKAAQSPNATLGQRLYQARHRAELSIDEAAAAAGLPADFLADAEAERPIPADVAGAITTVIGQLSVS; this is encoded by the coding sequence CGGTGTACAAGTGGCCACCTTCGCTGGTGGTGCGACTCGGCGATGAGGTCCATACGCTGGACCCACGAGCGGGTATCGCGATCATCGGCCGGGACAACTCCGCCACGGTCCGGCTTTCCGACGACCGGATATCGCGCTGGCATGTGCGTCTGGAACCGCACCGTGAAGGTTGGCAGGCGATCGACACCAGTACCAACGGCATGTATCTGGACGGCGTGCGGCGCAGCTCGGTACTGGTCTCGGGCACGACCACCCTGCACTTGGCCAATCCCGAAGGCTTCCCGGTAACCCTGACCCCCGAGGCCGACGACGTCACCGGAGTCATCGACCTGCCTGAGCCGGACGAGGACGAGTGGTGGGATGCCGACGTCGACCCCGGCGTGGCGCGTGCCGGACAGGCCGTGGCCGCGCGTCGCAACGAACTGGAGATCACCCAGCGGGGGCTGGCCAAAGACAAGATCATCAACGCCGGCACGTTGATCGCGTTCGAAAAGGGGCGGAGCTGGCCGCGTCGCGGCACGCTGGCCAAGCTCGAGAAAGCCCTGCAGTGGTCACCGGGCACCATCGCCCGCATCCGCAGCGGATCCGCGGTGATACCCATCTCGGGGCCGGCGACCGCGCTCGCGGAAATGCCAGGTGCCACCGAAGAGGCGACCGAGTCGATCACCGACACCGTCCGGGCGCCGCTGATGGCCGAGGCCGTCGAACTGGCGATGCACTCCATCAGCACCGCCACCGCCGAACTGCCGGAACCGTCGGACCCCGCGTTCACCCCGAAGGTGACCAAGATCCTGGCCGACTTGCGCAAACTCGAGAACGTCGCGGCCAGCGCGGCCCGCAACGCCAAGGGCACCCCCTCGGTGGTGTTGGCGTTGAGCACCGTGCGCCGCACCTACAACGAGGTGATGGCCAAGGCCGCCCAATCGCCGAATGCGACTCTGGGACAACGGCTTTACCAGGCCCGCCATCGCGCCGAACTCAGCATCGACGAGGCCGCCGCCGCCGCTGGTCTGCCCGCTGACTTCCTCGCCGACGCCGAGGCCGAACGCCCGATACCTGCTGACGTCGCGGGCGCGATCACGACGGTGATCGGGCAGCTCTCGGTCAGTTAG